caaattcaaatctagggtGACCGGTTGGATGAAACtcgatcaccccgctaccacaatccaCAACAGCTCTAAGCTTacccagccaatccattccaactaTGACATCAAAGTCGAACATGTTCGGAACAACCAAGTCTATCGGTTCCTCTCTACCGCCAATAGTTATCCTACGGTTCTGACATCCCAACgaaactaatactttatcctttaaaggcgtaGTGACATGCAACACAACATCCAATGGTTTCAAATCCAATTTAGCCAAATCAGCGAACTGTGCAGATacgaaagaatgcgatgctccgggatcaaataatgcataggcagcatgatcgcataatgtaaccgtacACGTGACCACGCCAGGTGCATCCTCCGCCTCTTTACGCGCCACAGCATAGACTCGTCCTTGAGCTGGTGGCCTATTCAGGTTATTCTGCGGAGCAACCCCCCGGCGGCGGTCCGTACCGAGGTCGTTGCCCTTGAAATGGAGGTCCTGGAGCTTGACTTGGGCAGGTCCTCACCTGATGGCCCGGCTGGCCACACTTAAAGCATGCAcccgtcctactcgggcaaggtccgtTTCCATGTTTCCTTCCGCACGGGCGGCAGTTCGAGTTGGATTGATGAACaggtttcccaatatttttcccGACCGGAGGGACGAAACGTCTGTTACCCATCATTGGCCTTTTGCCAAACCGACGGTTGTCTCTGATAGAAGCAAACCGCGATCCGGATGCGGCAGCCCGTTCTTTCATATCCCTTTCAATCATCTCGGCCTCGCTCGTACATCTCATTGTAGGTCCTCAAGTTCGGTGCTATCATCTGGCTACGAAGGTCGGGCCTTAGTCCATCTCGAAATCTCCGTGCCTTGTCTATCGGATTTTCAACCATTCTCGGTGCATATCTCGACAACCTTGAAAATTCGGCTTCGTGCTGATCGATCGTCAGCTGGTTCTGGCGAAGCCGTTGGAACGCTATCGGTTTCCGCTCTTGTGCGGTctccgaaaaatacttcccgttaaacGCCTCGGTGAAGGCAGTCCAATTCGGAGCGGTGCCTTCGGGAAAGATTCCTCctccggtggccttccaccaatcatcagcGGTACCTTCCGGTTGGTAAACCGCTAGGgttactttctcttcttccgtGCACCCCAAAACTTCGAAGGCTTTCTCTAGCTTTTCGATCCATCGAGGTGCCACCTCCGGGTCTCCTGCGCCGTCAACCGAGCCGGTTTCAACTTTAGGAAATGTTCTACCGGTTGGCTCATCGGACGATTCATATTCCCATTTCCTCCTCCGTGACCATTCCCATTTAATCCATTATTTCCATTTGCCAGATTGGCAGCAGCCACAGCAGCCTCGGCGGCTTGAGCAACGGCAGCAGCCCTCTCTTGAGCCTGCCTACCCATCAAGTTACCAATCTCTTCTAgggccctaaggactccatcaacTCTCGGATCCTCTACCGCAGGTGccctcgagctagaagctcccctTGTTCCTCTAGTTCTGTTGCTCATCTTAGTTAATTCTCACAACACCTGAACCACCCACAACCCCACCCGGGAGTTAGAGACCTAAGTTATCGACTAGTCTAATAAGCCTAGGTCACAACTCATGGTGACAGccacaacaagaaaaataactcaCGGGCACGCAACCAAACAGCCAAGAGGCTCACAATCGAGGGTTCGGGTTCATACCTCGAGTCCGGACGCATCTGCAACTCAGCAAGATCACAACAATCATTCACTTGTCCAATAAATAGCATACCAAGCCACAACATTCAgtgccaagtacgaagctcccaTAGTCTTATAGTCACCAAAggtgatgccaatccaatatgccAGTCACAAGCAccaattcatatgtcatgcatTTCGTGCCTAACTCTAGCGAATCCCTAAGGTCTCACTACCCAATCATTCCAAagccatcactccttattactccaaacctcaatcaacttggatcgagccgaccttgctctgataccacttcaacggggatgtcacgccccgtgtcctttttggcacgctaacatccctcactcgctatatatcttccaggatcgacaagacaataaatttgaacgcgatgcaatatgcacatgcggaagcgatgcaacacccaaatggtagaattaaacagaatgactttagaagacgagagatttttcataacataaagagacgatcgttcttacaacgcataaggacaaaatacatgaggatacaagggagacagtcagcttgggtaaatagggttcccacaaaatatatgacaactaagggtaggcgttctacgagaccacatccatccatcgggatgtaccaaaaagtaaggggccctACTGCGGTCTTCGATCCGCGACATCTGCcggtggtggcacatcttccgggtcggactccattggctcttcagcgtcctcctcctccatcgaatcggtgttatagtgcctatagtacaccctaccatcgcctatcacatatttggtcactatacggtccattcgtctcggtatcccaaaagcggCGGCGACATTTTTCGGGGTCGGGGTCTGAAAAAGTTTtgggatacaactatgagaataaatctcaataagctaacccctaagcctcgctcgggataacagtacctccaagccaactctattaagaccaaaacccaacataccactagtag
This sequence is a window from Rhodamnia argentea isolate NSW1041297 chromosome 3, ASM2092103v1, whole genome shotgun sequence. Protein-coding genes within it:
- the LOC125314134 gene encoding uncharacterized protein LOC125314134 → MSNRTRGTRGASSSRAPAVEDPRVDGVLRALEEIGNLMGRQAQERAAAVAQAAEAAVAAANLANGNNGLNGNGDPEVAPRWIEKLEKAFEVLGCTEEEKVTLAVYQPEGTADDWWKATGGGIFPEGTAPNWTAFTEAFNGKYFSETAQERKPIAFQRLRQNQLTIDQHEAEFSRLSRYAPRMVENPIDKARRFRDGLRPDLRSQMIAPNLRTYNEMYERGRDD